TTCGGCTTTAGCTTTATCTAAGGTACGCGTATCACGAAACAGACATCCCGGTGTGGGACCTTGGTTGTCGCAGGAGGAAGGCGATTAAACAGCATTATCCGAGAATATGTGACCAAGATAAAATAGTGAATTAACGATTGATCcttctattatatataacAACGAAACAGGAGAAAAGACTCGCATTTTCCTCTAATCTGAGTTATCAGACTCCGTCTCATTCCCAAgacccatctccaacccaGCCCGGATAACATCAACCAATCTCTCCACATCGCGTAAGTTGCTATAGAACCCAAACGAAACTCGAACACCCCACCTGAAGCAAGTCACAGCAACATCATGCGCCTTGAAATGTCTTGCCCATTCATCCCCGTACAACTTGAGGATGTACAAGTGCGGCGCATGGTGCTCACGCTCTGACGGACCTGCAAGTTCAACACCGATGGCATTGCACCTATCCCTTAGGATATCGCCAAGACTGTACAAGTGCTCCTCTACGTCGTCTGGTCCCATGATGTCAAGATAGAATTGCAGGGATGCCTTTGCCGCTGTCGCTCCCAACAGGTTGAGATTGGCATGATCATATCTTCGAGCTGATGGATGGAAAGCGATCGGGTCATCAGAGATCAAAAAGTCCTCGGATGGGAACTCAAGAGATCCGTAGCCCACAATCGGCGGCACTGGATCCATGGCGTCGATGAAATCTTGGCAGACGTAGAGAGCCGCAAAGCCCAAGGGGCAGTTGAACCCCTTGTGAAGGCTAAACGCAGCAGCAGTGACACCAAGAGCTTCCACGTCGACATTGGCAAAACCGACTTGTTGTGTCAGATCGGCGAGGACATGGATGCCTCTGGGTCTGTACTTGGCGCAGATATCCGCTACGTCGTTCCTCTGACCGCTGTGGAACATAATGGAGCTGATGCCGATGCATCGAGTTCGTTCATCCACATATGGCTCAAATGTGGCTGCGTTTGCAAAAGTTGAGAAGTCATTGTTGCCGGCATCTGTCGGAACTTGTCGAACTTCAATGCCTTGAGATCGGAGTGAGAGCCATCCGTAAGCCTGGTTGGGATGTTCACAGTCAAGGATAACCACGTTGTCACCTGGCTGTAGTCGGAGGCTGTGCATGAAGTAAGCCATGGCTTCAGTGGTATCTCTCGTAAAGGAGATATTCTTGGGGTCGGTGTGAATGTATCGTCCAAGCAGAACTCGGGCATCTTCCACAGTCGACTTCCAAAACGGCTTGGGTGAAAGATGATGTAGCCACTCGGAGCAAAAGTTCCCGATGGCTTCGTGCACGACAAGATTTGAAGGTGGCATGAAACCAGCGTTGAGATGAGTGATGTTCTCATCCGCAACGAGTGGTACCAGGCGTCGAAAGATTTCGAATTTATCTGAGATGAGCGAGGCTGAAGTAGTCTTTGGTTGTTTGGCGACTGGCGCCGCCTCTTCTGAGAAGGCTTGAGTGCTGATAGGTGCCATTGTGTCTGAATAAAGAACGGGGGAGGGCGGATTGTGATGTGTACTGAAACATGGTGAACTGGAGGTGTACCGTGATGCTTTTATATCCCAAAGCAAGCCCCAAAAAATGTGGACTGTCAATAACAGACACGACATCTCGAGAATATGATGGACTCATCTTGAGACTGGAACTACACGTTGGTGTGAACGGGGACCAAACCCCATGAGTTTGTTCGGAGGATGAAAAAGTCAAGAACACAACGACATCCGATGACGGGGACCCCAAGTGGTTCATGCGCCCTGTAGGAACAGAGTCTAGAGCCAAGGCgctggaggccaaggtcagcaTCATGGTATTAAACAGAGAGGCCGGGGAGGTAAGCCAAGTCGGTTCGTGTCCGGAGATGAGACCGGACCCCACCGGAACGGAGACCAAACTCCATGGACCCACTTGCTCCGGCGCCGCTCCGGGGTAAAACGAGGACGGGGACCAAAGTCCGCTCAAGCACGTGAGCCCCTGACCTCCTAAAAGTGACTACCTCCTAGGAAGAATACCACTTTTGGAGCTTGTTAAGGGCAGAGGGAAAAATTTCATGACTCAAAAATCTTCTCTGTTGTTCCTGCTCTCAGATGCCTGCGCTGAATTATCCATGGCCACCTGGCAGCGAGATATGCCTTCAGAGGCTTCTCTTATCGAGCCTGTCAAGTTGATAAGAACCGGGAGTAAAATCGGTGTGAGCGCGTGAGTCCCTGACTTGGACCAGTTCTGGCGCTACGTCTGGGCAGTCCATTACATCAGTTTTAAAATAGCAGATTAGGTTAAGCATTGGTAGATGACTTGATGGAAAAACTAGTGTGGTTCTCGTAGATACATAGCTTACAGTTAACAGTCCCCCATCGGCGGCGTCTTCTCTAGTCTCGTCTACTTCTGGTTGCCTGCCATCGCACCGAATTCCAAGCACCCGATCCCAACTTGTGAGTCCCCTGAGCCTTAATCTCCGCCACAATTACCACACTTGTAACCCTCGATGTGTAGCGTGGGAGCCTGGGCAGCTTGTTCATACAATTgtgacctcctcctctcggcTGCTGTTCAAAAGACTATGGGCTAGGTTTGGATACTTTTCCTGATCTGCCGGACAGTAGGGTACCTGAAAGACTCCCGTCCGAAAATATGTTTGATCAGAATGCTGACGCAATATCAAACCCGTCaccttcttgatgtcgcTGCTCGCGACGAGAACCAATAGGTAGTCGCGAACTGTGGTCATGCCACCTGCGAGTAAGCTGGTTTCTGCACCGTCTCTGTGGATGCTAATGGAAGGAATACTGGAAATAGTACCGTCAACGTATCTCTCCGTTTCCTGTGGCAATTTCCAATCGACGGGTGTGACGAATCCACGTAGCGTAAGACTGCCGTAGACAACCTTTCCGTACCTAGCCCCTTCTGCTGCAGTTCTTACGTTGACTCTGACTATGTCAACCTGGGAAACTCCAGAATCGCCAAAAACACGGCCATTAATAGGACGCATTGTGGATGCCCAGGACCATGATGGGGCAACATAGGCCgaagcttggggttgggCCGATCCTCTCACCCATTTGTTAATCATCCAGAGGAGCCCCCATGGTAGGTGTGATTGCCATATGCCAGCTAGGTACTGATCGTCTGACTGGATGCCAAACCGCTCGGCGATACCTCCTATAGCTGGAAGGCGATCCCCGGAAAGGGTAAGCGACCGCCTCGAGAACTCATCGACGAGCTTATGCCACCTCTCCACAGTGACAGCTTCGTTGAGATATAATAGACCACGAGAGGCCTGGGTGTTACTCTTGAGCTCTTGAACAGAGCACTTTCCGCCTCGTCTGTCACAATCGTTGTGCGACTGACAAGTCCAATGTACACAAGCGGCACTATATTCGAGAATCCGACGTGAGAGCAGTCGTTCTTGAAAAGCCCAAGCTCTTTTCGACAAATGGTCTACCGGCGGTCGGAAAAGCTTTGGGGCGATGATCACAGGACTGACTTGGCCTGCCAGATCACGATAGTGCATCTTGAAGACCCAGTCTTGTTTGTTGCATCCATATGGTATAAGGTCCTGCAGGAACCCCTCTTGGACTCTTTCCGCCCTTGATGCTGCTATAGTGACTTGAGCATTCTCGTAGACGTGCCCCATGAGATCAATTTCGCAGGCTTTGTCACTCTCGTCGTCCTGAATGATACAGAGCGCATCAACCCAGAGGTAGCCGAGACCGAGATTCTCTGTCACGACCACTGCGTCCTTGATCGTTTGGGGTAGATCTTGGAAATTGATCCGTGTCCGATGACGAAGAACGGTTTGCATCGTTGTCTGAACAATTTGCTCTCCTCCCCAGCAATAGGACAGGGCTGCGTATGGCACTTGTTCCCCATGCGGCTCTGTTAACTGAAGAATCCTCCTTCCTTGACGAGTGGAAATCTTGATCAACCTGGTTGGCGTaaagcttcttcttgtagtGAGGCGAGAACATTCGACATGATTTTGGACACAATCTTGTAGCCAATTGCGTGCCTGGGCGAATGATGGTTCGCAGGATACATTTGTGCTCGCGACTGACTCGAACTTGTCGGCTGCAGGCCCTTCTGATATATGTAAGTGTCTATCTCGCATCTGGCTAAGAGCAGCCGCTACACTATTGGAGTCTTGACGGGAGAGTGGGCGATTCATTGAAAACATACTGACCTTCAGCGAAGACGCCGAAAACGCAATGGTGGAGAACATCGTGTCTCAAACTCTCACTTGTAATACTACCACGCGTGGTATTGTAGAAGGCACTGATCTCGACAGCATTGTCATCGAGCTTGATACCGACCCAGAAGCGAGCTGGTCTCTGGGTGTCACTGCCATGCGCCCCCTCGGCGTCATTCGACAATGATGTCGCTTGGGCAGCCTTTCTGGGTTTTCGTAGCCTCTTCAATCCAGAAGACACGAATTCGTAAAAAAGGCACCCATCAGAAACGGCATGGGCGATCTGCATGTCGTCCACCTCGACAAGAAATGTCCGCTCCAACGTTTCGAGGACGGCGTTGTTGCTTAGCAGCGATCTTAGTACTCGGAGCAAAAGGAGGGATTGGCTGGGCTCCACGATTTCGTATAAATCGGGATTATCTTCTGGGAGTGAaatgatgatgccatcgcaATGATGGCACGAGTGAGGGTTTGTATAGTTCATTGAGTCGGACCAGGACAATGACTCTTTGGAAACCGAATTCTGGAAGGGTTGGCAATGATCTCAAGCGCGGACATTTGAAACTAGTCATCGGTAGGCAGTTAAGTTACTGTCCTCAGGTCAAGACAagagaggacgacgatgtgAAAACTGGGGAGagctgctctgctctgctctgcaAAACACGGAGCGGGAGTGGTGGCTGAGCATTGCGGCTGAGCTGACTAGGCATCATTTTCAACTATGTTGGTGAATATGACCTGACCAGCTCATACCAGCGCCACaagagcttcttggtgaaAGCACTGTCAAGAAGAGGACTAATTACTGTTAAAATGTGGCATAGACACGAGTTGATCCCCATGTCTATCTATATCGTGCACCAAATAGGGGAATGATACTCTGGCCTGAAATGTGGGATAGAGACAAGGGATTCCGGTCCTGGGTGCCGATGGATTTGAAACGCCAAAGTCTAACTGGGACATTGGCGTTGTTAATATGATTCGAGTGGAGAGGTTGATCAGATGAGGCACTGTTTTATAGAGCAGGGACATGAAACAGCTCCGGGATGCCGTTTCAGAGCACACACCATGTTGTTGGTTCATGAACTGTTGGCCAGGAGTGTATGATCTGCAGAAGCTCACATCTTGTATTTAATAGAAGCAGATGAATCATGGGTAA
This window of the Fusarium keratoplasticum isolate Fu6.1 chromosome 3, whole genome shotgun sequence genome carries:
- a CDS encoding HET domain-containing protein is translated as MQTVLRHRTRINFQDLPQTIKDAVVVTENLGLGYLWVDALCIIQDDESDKACEIDLMGHVYENAQVTIAASRAERVQEGFLQDLIPYGCNKQDWVFKMHYRDLAGQVSPVIIAPKLFRPPVDHLSKRAWAFQERLLSRRILEYSAACVHWTCQSHNDCDRRGGKCSVQELKSNTQASRGLLYLNEAVTVERWHKLVDEFSRRSLTLSGDRLPAIGGIAERFGIQSDDQYLAGIWQSHLPWGLLWMINKWVRGSAQPQASAYVAPSWSWASTMRPINGRVFGDSGVSQVDIVRVNVRTAAEGARYGKVVYGSLTLRGFVTPVDWKLPQETERYVDGTISSIPSISIHRDGAETSLLAGGMTTVRDYLLVLVASSDIKKVTGLILRQHSDQTYFRTGVFQVPYCPADQEKYPNLAHSLLNSSREEEVTIV